In a single window of the Desulfurobacteriaceae bacterium genome:
- a CDS encoding transcriptional repressor, translating to MEIVEKIENFKKKAKLVGLKITPQRIAVYREIVSRNDHPCAEELFESLKGKIEGISLTTVYRTLASLEKAGLVVRVPTLKDKIHYDAKVEPHSHFVCVKCGKIYDVELDLKLDTTSLEREGFSIVSYSVLYHGICKECKEKNEEV from the coding sequence ATGGAAATTGTGGAGAAGATAGAAAACTTTAAAAAGAAAGCGAAACTTGTTGGTCTCAAGATAACTCCACAAAGAATTGCCGTTTATAGAGAAATTGTTTCCAGAAATGATCATCCTTGTGCTGAAGAGTTATTTGAAAGCTTAAAAGGAAAGATAGAAGGAATATCTTTAACGACCGTTTATAGAACACTTGCAAGTTTAGAGAAAGCAGGACTTGTGGTTAGAGTCCCAACTTTAAAAGATAAGATTCACTACGATGCAAAGGTGGAACCCCATAGCCACTTTGTTTGTGTGAAATGTGGAAAAATTTACGATGTTGAGTTGGATTTAAAACTTGATACAACAAGTTTAGAAAGAGAAGGTTTCAGTATAGTGAGCTATAGCGTTCTCTATCACGGTATATGTAAAGAGTGTAAGGAAAAAAATGAAGAAGTATAA
- the fmt gene encoding methionyl-tRNA formyltransferase, whose amino-acid sequence MGTPDFAVPSLKALFDAGYEIPLVITQPNRPVGRGKKLTPPPVKVVAKELGIPVYQPEKVKGNKELLEKLKEISPDIIVVAAYGRILPDEILELPKFKCLNVHASLLPEYRGASPIQSALLDGKEKTGVTIMLISSELDSGDIISQEELKIEKDDNAKTLHDKLSKLGAKLLVETIPLYVSGKLKPYPQDHSKATYCKPITKDMGKIDWKLPAEKIFNMVRAFTPWPSAYTSFNGKRIKITKAKVVEGEGVPGEVIKTDNELVIATGNKALKILNLKPEGRKEISGEEFIRGYRVKVGDRFV is encoded by the coding sequence ATGGGGACTCCAGACTTTGCAGTTCCATCTTTAAAAGCTCTTTTTGATGCTGGATATGAAATTCCCCTTGTGATTACTCAACCCAATAGACCTGTAGGAAGGGGAAAAAAGTTAACGCCTCCTCCTGTAAAGGTAGTAGCCAAAGAACTTGGGATACCGGTTTATCAACCTGAAAAAGTAAAAGGGAATAAAGAACTACTTGAAAAATTAAAAGAAATTTCTCCTGATATTATCGTTGTGGCAGCTTATGGAAGGATACTTCCTGATGAAATCCTTGAACTACCTAAGTTTAAATGTTTAAACGTTCACGCATCTCTTCTTCCGGAGTATAGGGGAGCTTCACCTATTCAATCAGCTTTACTTGATGGCAAGGAGAAAACAGGTGTCACTATAATGCTTATATCAAGTGAACTTGATTCAGGAGACATCATTTCGCAAGAAGAACTTAAAATAGAAAAAGATGATAACGCTAAAACTCTTCACGATAAACTTTCAAAATTAGGGGCAAAACTCCTTGTAGAAACTATTCCTCTTTACGTTTCAGGAAAATTAAAACCCTATCCTCAGGATCACTCTAAAGCAACTTATTGTAAGCCAATAACTAAAGATATGGGGAAAATTGACTGGAAGCTGCCGGCTGAAAAGATATTCAATATGGTTAGGGCTTTTACTCCTTGGCCTTCTGCATATACAAGTTTTAATGGAAAAAGAATAAAGATAACTAAAGCTAAGGTTGTGGAAGGAGAAGGAGTTCCAGGAGAAGTAATTAAAACTGATAATGAACTTGTTATTGCCACAGGTAATAAAGCTTTAAAAATCCTAAATTTAAAACCTGAGGGAAGGAAAGAAATTTCTGGAGAAGAGTTTATTAGAGGTTATAGAGTAAAAGTTGGCGATAGATTTGTTTAG
- a CDS encoding L-threonylcarbamoyladenylate synthase — protein MRILRKDNIEEIAKVLKMGELVCSPTDTLFGILGNALNEETIKKLYLIKKRDKNKPLIVLFDSVDCMEEYGIVVPEKFKEGLKKLYPASVTTILPLDKKSPFREVFERNDIAVRVPDDPFLRELIKKTFPLFAPSANPQGMEPAKSCEECRRYFENLINYCIEGKSLELPSTIVDLTGNFPRLVREGVVDFSKVVEVLSGKKT, from the coding sequence TCGCTAAGGTTCTTAAGATGGGAGAGCTTGTCTGCTCTCCCACTGATACTCTTTTTGGTATTTTAGGAAATGCTTTAAATGAAGAAACTATTAAAAAGCTTTACCTTATAAAGAAAAGGGATAAAAATAAGCCTCTAATAGTTCTTTTTGATAGTGTAGATTGTATGGAAGAGTATGGAATTGTTGTTCCTGAAAAGTTTAAAGAAGGTTTAAAAAAACTCTATCCTGCGTCGGTTACAACTATTTTACCACTGGATAAGAAAAGTCCTTTCAGGGAAGTTTTCGAAAGAAATGACATTGCTGTGAGAGTTCCTGATGATCCTTTTTTGAGGGAACTTATAAAAAAGACCTTTCCTCTTTTTGCCCCAAGCGCTAATCCCCAAGGTATGGAACCAGCTAAAAGCTGTGAGGAGTGTAGAAGATACTTTGAAAATCTTATTAACTACTGTATAGAAGGAAAATCCTTGGAACTTCCATCAACAATAGTGGACTTAACAGGTAACTTTCCAAGACTTGTAAGGGAAGGAGTAGTAGATTTTTCAAAGGTAGTGGAGGTTTTAAGTGGAAAAAAAACTTAA